TTGGTCTTCCCCGACTTGGGATGTCGAGTTTTCCGGCGTTGACTCGTTTGCTTGTGATGGATCGGCTTTGGAGGCCTCCGGGGTGAGCCTCGCTCTGCAAACCGGACAAGTTCCCCAGGAGGTTAACCAGGTGTCGATACAATAAGGGTGGAAGACGTGGTTGCACTTGGGTAACAAACGGAGTGTTTCGTGATCCTCGAACTCGTTCAAGCATACCGCGCACTCCAGCGCTCCTCTGCCGATTTTAAGACCCTTGACCGCGGAGTACGCAAGTATCGGAAAGGTCTCAACCACCGCAGGGTCGAGACCGCGGCGTTTGGGTCGGTCGGGAGTGGAAGACACATCCGGTCTGACGGTTCTTGAAGCTGCCCCGGCTCGCGACCTTGTACACTGTTTGATGTAGATGGAGAAGAACGCAAGCAAGGCAAATCCGCACACGAGGACGACGGTGATGATCAACGTGGAGGGCGTGAGGTCCAAGTCGAATCGGAAGGGACTGTCCGTCGATTCGGCGGTTGGCTGCGAATAGGCATACTGAAGGTACGCCGGCGCAATGAGAAGCAGGTAGGCCCATATGATTCCATAGCCATCTTCCATTTCCTCACTCTAGCTAATTTCGAAGTTCTACTCCAGTTGTAAAGATTGGgatgatattaaaataagaaGAGACAGAAGAAAAATGTGCTGGCAATGGCGTACGTGGAGGGGAAGAGAACAAACTTAGCTGGTGAAGGTTCTAACTTTGTAACCATGAGACTACTGTTCATCAATTTTTAAGTTATCCTCACAAAAACATAGTACGATAGTCGTGGCCAAATGGTTGATTTTTAGAATTTAGATACATGATGTTttaatgatacatatatattatacgggGAGTGGGCATGCGAGACAAAGCATATATAGGCATGTTGCATGACATGACATTTACTGCTCTTGAATGATCGGTAGTGGACCAATCATCAATATTCTTATGCCTTTCCTTCGATTTCGTTTTACTTATGAGGTAAAAAAGTTCTTTTACACAGagtaattatgttttaaatatagaGTAATTATGTTAAACATATGGGGTGCCATTTAGCTTACTGATGATCATTAGGAAGATAGTGATCATGATCTTCgaattaaaaaaacttcaatattgtaatgaaatgatatgataatCACATTGATTAGTTGTAAAATGGATTGTAAAGTACTTATATGAaaatcattattcatatatataaactatatatatatatattcttttattttctctaattaattatatagatgAGAGACTACTCCGGCCATCTTAAATTGCATATTCATTAAAATAGTAAGATAATCGGTGCCAAATAATTTGAGTCAAACGTCACGAATAAAAGAATACACATATCTCTGTAAGAATCATGTACATCTTTGAGAAGATCCAACACTTCTACCGTACAAATAAATATCAATGTATTAAATATtgtgaatttgataaaataccgaTCTAACTTAAAAGCTATAGTTTGGGTAATATAATATTGTAACTAACTTGAACTAACTCttcatctcttttctttttttttttttttcaatttttctctctctattttctctctagCCAAGACTCTCCATCACTTCACCTAGGAAGCTTTTCCATTCATCGGGAGGAGAAGGGTTGGTGCTTTGGCTCCACCCACCTCCCCTTCTCGCCAACCACGATCTTGTCTATTTCTGGTTGGTTTTCTAGTTTTTATCTATTAGCACTGTCACTTTCCAATCTGCTGCTTTATGGCGATATAGGGCTGACACGCGCCCCTCCATCAGCTTCTCCAAGTGCCGATCATCCAGATGGCAGAAGAAATCTGCTCATATGTGTGGAACATGAGATTCACGCGCCACCACGCCTCGGAGAGCTCTTTGCCGTCACGTGCAACAATTTCGAGACTAGCGGCATTGGATCTTTCAGATCTGACTGTTCTCTTCACTTTAGATTTAGCGTGTGGCCTGCACATCTGGAGTGAATAGAAAACCCTTGCCAATGATTCGTCACAGTTTCTGGTTGCTACACTATGTTCCTACTTTCCTTAACCAATGATCGAGTGAAAGTGGATGTGAAAGTTTTTTCCAGCCAATCCAGACCAACAAGTTGCAGCACACAACCCTTTACTACGGCTTCTAGCCGCAGTTCTATAGTTTATTTGTCATACTATATAAAAACCGTTACCAAGCAATCTCTCCTTGTGCGAAATGGCTGAGAGCCATACTTTTGGCTCTAgatccatctttttttttttcatgttgtaATATGTTGGTTTTAGAAGGACTGTAGGAGACTCTCACCCATTAAATCTTATATCTTATAACTGCTATTATATCTATGAATGTTCTACTTtgtctaggaaaaaaaaaaaaacaacttgaaCTAACTCTTATCATTTGCAATTAGTGTGTAATAAAAGTTAGTTTTATCACGTTGTAATAATTAAACCCTATTATTGCGTTCATTTTGTTTCCGGTGAAAtgaaaaatagtcacaaaattATTTAGCTGCTACTTTTAATAATGTCAGATTATGGAACAATTTAACCcgagtttttaaattttcgtttttttctaacaaaatacttttcatttttttcctttttggaaaCTCCTTTATATGGTTGCATGAAGATAAAtgtattgaattttaaattccaatgattactTCCGAATTAAATGgttgagattatatatatatatatatatatatatatatatatatataatctcaaactgctCTAGTCATCAGAGACTTCTCCCAAATTGTTCCAAATCTAAAGAATAAGGAGGAATTTTTTGTTATTGCTCATCAATCAACATTACCTGGACATGTTTCTTCTTGTACCAAAAGACATTTCAAAGATCAGAATAAACATCAATAATCAAGTGtttattaaaatcatcaattttttattgaaacaaatatatatatatatatatatatatatatatgtatatccaTCGATAAACTAACAACCAATTAATACAAGGATGATTAAAATCTTTTGGAACTTCAGTTCTTTTTGCATTAGCTTCACTCTAGAGTCTCTTAAAACAAATATGATCTATTTTCAATGaaggtgaaaatatttttaaaaagacaaTAAATTCAACTCTAATGtctattaaaaagaatttatatatgaatcaaaccattaatatatatatatatgatcacttCAAAGTTCTAaccaaaatatttatagagtatTTCTAAAGATTggacttttttaatatataagttgTGGTTGGGATCCGCGGCCGCAAGCTTCTCCAAATTTCAtaacctttctttctttttttccatatcaattttttataaagggcTTTTGCATCTTCCATTCTTTCCTAGCTGTAGTTTGTATAATATGTAATCATGTAATCCCTCATAAACgacctgcatatatatatatatatatatatatacatattagtTATATGCATGAGTCCGATCCTTTTCATTTATTCTActgttcttaaaaaaattatatataagtaattatTCTCAatgttaacatatatataacaagatttattttttaaaaatatatgattccatatttttttaatcaaattttattatgtaaagAGTGTTCGTTTaccaaaactcttttttttcttaattaataaaacatgcttttaaTTTCCAAATCAGGCCAGAAAAAATGCCTTCCGGCCATGGGCAACTCTGCATGCACTACAAAACAATtggtttttagtgacggttaggaaattaTGACGGtctctagaccgtcactaaaaggtattttctgtgacagtttctggaaaccgtcactaaagatagaatgagatttttttactttccaatgtatgggaaatatgcgttcgaacgttacatatacgttcgaacattatgtctgtttacgtttgaacgtaaaatgttttggcgcaaccgtttgaatgttattaattttacgttcgaacgtaaaatgtttgcaccaatgttcgaacgttaagtaataacattcgaacgttcattgtaaatttaaattaaatgactttaatttaaaaattatgtggtttttattgtgcataatttgtgaacaagtctaaaaaattgaattgtatatatttatatatacacactttgtaatatataaatatatattattgatttatatatatttgaaatgcagtgatttagtattaaagttgaaaaatataacatcaaagaaggttaaaaattgaaattaaaaaacgatagaaatattcaataatatttttcattacaaatattaa
Above is a genomic segment from Juglans microcarpa x Juglans regia isolate MS1-56 chromosome 1D, Jm3101_v1.0, whole genome shotgun sequence containing:
- the LOC121234973 gene encoding E3 ubiquitin-protein ligase ATL6-like, with translation MEDGYGIIWAYLLLIAPAYLQYAYSQPTAESTDSPFRFDLDLTPSTLIITVVLVCGFALLAFFSIYIKQCTRSRAGAASRTVRPDVSSTPDRPKRRGLDPAVVETFPILAYSAVKGLKIGRGALECAVCLNEFEDHETLRLLPKCNHVFHPYCIDTWLTSWGTCPVCRARLTPEASKADPSQANESTPENSTSQVGEDQNHVVVNVEEVESGGVQQAREIANVPARPRIPEKFQESNSTGDSVVQPGENTERYTLRLPEEVRKQVLECEQPEIPKSHGVVLTRVESSRKGYRTGGGREE